AACCGAACCGCGGCGATGACGACACGACCGGCGCGGACGGCATCCGGGCCCGGCGCAGCAGCGGTACGACGGCGACGGCCAGCGCGAACTGCACGGCAGCGAGCACGCCGAAGAACCAGCTGGCGATCCGCCGCTGCGCGCCGGCCTCACGGTCGGCGTCGGCCGGCTGGGTGACCGCCACGTCGAGCTTTTCCGGGCGGCCGGGCACGCTGCGGGCCGGGTGGCCGGAGAAGACGTTTTCCGGCAGCGCCCGCCCCGTGGCGGTCAGCGCGGTCGGCGCGAGGTCGACGAGCTGCAGGTACCCGTCGCGTCCGGTGCTCGCCGAGGTGAGCCACCCCCGCTCCCAGCCGGGGCCCTCGGCGACGACCACGTGCAGGCGGCGGGCGTCGTCGGTGTCGGAGACGCCGGCCACGATCACCAGCGACTCCGGCGGGCGGGCGGCGAGCACCCTGGCCAGCAGCGCGTCGGCGGCGCGGGCCTGCGCCTGGCGGGCGGCCGGCTCGGTGGCCGCGACAGCACCCACCCCGACCATCGTGAGCACGCACTCGTCGAGCAGGTCGGCGGCGTTCTGCGGCAGCTGCGGCTCGTACCGGTCGACTCGGCCGAACGGGCGAGCCGCCCCGACCGCCGCCCCGGTGCCGACCGCGACCGTGCACCGCACCGACTCGGCGAGCGCGCCGGGCACCGCGCCGTACGGCAGCCGCTCCTGGTTGTGCCGCACCACGTTGCGCTGGTCCGGCAGGAACGCGCCGATCCCGTCCGGCCGCTCGATGTCGACCGGCACATCCGGGCAGGCGCCGCTGGAGTTGTCGGGGTTGGGCGGCGCGGCGGGGGCGGCGCTCCACAGCGCGCGGTTGCCGGCGCCGAGCGTGACCCAGCCGTCGAGCGGGCAGGTGGGCTGGTCGGCGGACTGTACCGACAGCGAGCCGATCGAGCCTCGCTCGGCCATCGCCCACAGCGTGGGGGTCTGCTGCGCGCTGACGTCCTCCCAGCGCAGGCCGGGCACACCGACGATGACCACGTAGTCGACCGTCGGGGCGGGTGTCGCCGGGGCGGCCTGCGCGGCGGTGCTCCCCGTGACTGCCAGCACCAGGGGGATGACGGCCACCCACCGCCTCATGACGGATGCGCCGTCTCCGCCGCCACGACCTCGGCGTACACCGCCTGGACCGCCTCGATGGTGTCCGCCTCGCCGGGCCAGGTGTCCGCCTGGACGGGACCGCGGCGGGCCAGCTCGGCGCGCTGCTCGGGGTCGGCCAGCAGCTCGCGTACGGCGGTGTCGACCGCGTCCACGTCGTCCGGCGGCACCAGCCGCGCGGCGTCGCCGACCAGGCCGGGAACGCCGCCGACCGCCGTGGTCACCAGCGGCACGCCGGCCCGCAGCGCCTCCTGCGCGAACAGCTGCCGCGCCTCCCAGTCGCTTGTCACCACCGCCACGTCGGCGCCGGCGAGCAGGTCGGAGACGTCGTTGCGGTGGCCGAGCAGGGTGACCGGCGCGCGCATCTCGGAGATCCGTGCCGCGAGCGGCATGTACGCCGGTCCGCTGCCGGCGATCACCACCACCGGCGCCGGGTCCAGCTCGCGCCACCGGGCGGCGGCGTCGACCAGCACGTCGTACCGCTTCTGCGGGTGCAGCCGCCCGACGGACAGGATGAGGGCCGGCTCCCGGCCCTTTCCGGCCGCGGCCTTCGACGAGCCCGTCGCGAGCCCGAACTCGGCCCGCACCGCGGCGCGGGAGCGGCGTGGCGGCGGCAGCACCGGCGCGGCGACCGGGCTGAGCCGGGCGTCCTTCGCGCCGAGGTCCCGCGCGGTGTCGACAAGGTCTTCGGAAGCGCCGAGCGTGATCCGGGCGGCCCGGGCCACGGCACGCGCGGCGAGCCGGGAGGCGGTGCCCCGCAGTCCCTTCGCGATCACCGCGTTGTGCCAGGTCACGACCAGCGGCGGACGGGGCCGCACGAGCGCGGCGACGAAGCCGGCGCGCAGCCCGTGCGCGTGCACCACGTCGACCGCGCCGATCGCGCGGCGCAGGTCGCCGACCGCGCGGGCGTCGGTGACGCGCGGGTTGGGCGGGATCTCGACGGCCTCGAAGCGGGCACCGCCCTCGGAAAACCGGAACCGCTCGTCGGTCGCCGCGGGGCCACACACGGTGACCGTGGCACCGCCGGCGACGAGGCCGCGGGCCAGGGACGCGACGTGCTGGCCGACCCCGCCGGTGCTGGACGCGAGGACGAGAGCGACGGCGCCGTCGAAGCTCACGGCCTGAGCCCGCTGGTTCGCTCGCTGCGCCCCGCTCGCGACCGTCCTCGCTCCGCTCCGGGCGGCCGCGAGACTCCAAACGCACTGAGCCCGCTGGTTCGCTCGCTGCGCCCCGCTCGCGACCGTCCTCGCTCCGCTCCGGGCGGCCGCGAGACTCCAAACGCACTGAGCCCGCTGGTTCGCTCGCTGCGCTCGCTCACGGATTGGCTCCCTTCCCCCGTGACACCCGTCCGAGCCGTCGCGTGACCGCCAGGATCAGGGGGCGCATGTCGCGGCGGTCAAGCGGGTAGGCGACACCGAGGAACACCGCGCCCACGACGGCTCCGGACAGCATGCCCTGCAGCACCGCACCGCCGTCGCCCGGGGTGCCGGTCGCGCGCGTGACCAGCCAGCCGGCGAGCGCGGCCGCGGCGCCCGCCACGACGCCCGCGAGGGCCGCCCGGTCCAGGCCCGCCAGCGCGGTACGGCCGGCGCCGCGCACCACGGCGGCCACCAGGAGGACGCCGAGCAGCACCATACCGATGCTGTTACCCAGCGTGAGCGCGAGCACGCGCTGGTCGTCGGCGAGCGCGGCCGCGAGCGCCACCGCCGACAGCGCGGCGACCGCCCACCCGGAGACGGTGGCGAGCGCGGCCGGGCGGGGCTCCCCGCGGGCGTAGAGGGCGCGGGTCAGCACCGCGAACATCCCGTAGCCGAGCAGACCCGGCGCGAACCCCGCGATGCCGTCCGCGGCAACCGGCACGTCGAAGAAGCGCGCCACCGGCCCGGCCACCGCCACCAGCGCGGCCGCGCCGGCGCAGCTGAGCAGCAGCACCCCGCGCGCGGCGGGAGCGAGCGTCTCGCGGTAGCGGACGTGCCCTCCCTCGGCGTGCGCGGCCACCAGCGTCGGATAGGCGGCGGTCGCCAGCGGTACCGCCAGCACCGCCCACGGCAGCAGGTAGATCGTCTGCGCGAGGTTGTACACGACCGGGGTACCCACCGGCCCGTCCAGCGCCAGGCGCAGCGTCACCAGCAGCGCCACCTGCTGCGCCCCCACGGTCACCGCGCCGGCCGCCGCCAGCCCACCGACCGCCCGCCGCGCCCGCGGGTCGAACCTGTACCCCGCGCGCACCCGCAGCCCCAGCCGCCGCACCGGAAACACGAGGCACAGCGAGAGCACGACCACGCCGAGCGTGGTGCCGGCCGACAGGATCAGCTCGCCGGTCCGCCCCACATCGGCGAGCCCGGCGCGGCGCCCCTCGACTGCGCCGTAGAGCAGGTACGCGCCGATCACCGTGACGCTGGACAGCAGCGGCGCGAGCACCGGCCAGGCGAAGCGGCGGTGCGCCTGGAGCACGCCGGTCAGCACGATCCCGATCCCGTAGAGCGGCAGTTGGGGCGCGAAGATCCGCAGCATGCGCGCGCCCGCGTCCGCGTCGTCGGTCGCGCCGAGCGCCGTCATGATCGGGCCCGCCGCGAGCGCGACGAGCGCGGCCAGCGGGAGCAGCAGGGACAGGGTCCAGGTCAGCAGCGCCGACGTGGTGGCCGAGACCGCGGCCCGGTCGCCCGCCGCGACGCTTCCGGCCAGCAGTGGTACCACGAGACTGGCCAGCGCCCCACCGGCCACGATCTCGAAAATGATGTTGGGAACGGTGTTCGCCACGACGTAGATGCCGCCGACGTCGGTGTCCCCCACGACCCACGTGAAGACGCCCGTGCGGACGAAACCGGCAAGCCGGCTCGCCACCGTGAGCACCGCGATGAGCGTGGCCGCGCCGGCGATCCGTGCTGTGCCCGGCCCGCTACCGCCTGTGTTCGTCTCGCCCGCCGGTCCCCGCTCGGCCGGCTGCCGCCGGCTGCTCTGGCTCCGCTCGCTGGCGACACGTCAGGCGCTACGGCGTCCGAGCGCGTCGAGCTGGCGCAGCACCGGGTTGGCCTCGATGACCTTGGTGAAGCTGACCTTTTCACTGGCCGCGGTCAGCGCGGCGATGGCGGCCAGCGCGGCGGCCCGCCCGGCCGGCCCGGTGCGCGCGGCGAGCGCCACGCCGAGCAGCGCGCCCAGCGCGTTGGCCCCGCTGTCGCCGAGCATGACCCGCTCGTCGAGGTCGTCGGGGAGCACGGCCGCGGCCACGCCCAGCGGCCCGGCGGCAAGCCCACCGGCCGGCCCGAGCGACAGCGGCGCACCGATCAGCCCGCTCGCCTTGATCGCCCGGCCGGGGCGCAGGTCGAAGAGGTTGAGCAGGTTGGCGGTACCCGCGATGACACCCGCACCCAGCAGGATGTCGGCGGCGCGCCCGGCGCGGCTGGCCGGGCGCGGGCGCCGCGGGTCGGCCGCGAGCAGCGCGGAGGCGGCGAGCCCGGCCGCGCCCACACCGGCGA
The window above is part of the Phytohabitans houttuyneae genome. Proteins encoded here:
- a CDS encoding glycosyltransferase family 4 protein, giving the protein MSFDGAVALVLASSTGGVGQHVASLARGLVAGGATVTVCGPAATDERFRFSEGGARFEAVEIPPNPRVTDARAVGDLRRAIGAVDVVHAHGLRAGFVAALVRPRPPLVVTWHNAVIAKGLRGTASRLAARAVARAARITLGASEDLVDTARDLGAKDARLSPVAAPVLPPPRRSRAAVRAEFGLATGSSKAAAGKGREPALILSVGRLHPQKRYDVLVDAAARWRELDPAPVVVIAGSGPAYMPLAARISEMRAPVTLLGHRNDVSDLLAGADVAVVTSDWEARQLFAQEALRAGVPLVTTAVGGVPGLVGDAARLVPPDDVDAVDTAVRELLADPEQRAELARRGPVQADTWPGEADTIEAVQAVYAEVVAAETAHPS
- the murJ gene encoding murein biosynthesis integral membrane protein MurJ — protein: MLTVASRLAGFVRTGVFTWVVGDTDVGGIYVVANTVPNIIFEIVAGGALASLVVPLLAGSVAAGDRAAVSATTSALLTWTLSLLLPLAALVALAAGPIMTALGATDDADAGARMLRIFAPQLPLYGIGIVLTGVLQAHRRFAWPVLAPLLSSVTVIGAYLLYGAVEGRRAGLADVGRTGELILSAGTTLGVVVLSLCLVFPVRRLGLRVRAGYRFDPRARRAVGGLAAAGAVTVGAQQVALLVTLRLALDGPVGTPVVYNLAQTIYLLPWAVLAVPLATAAYPTLVAAHAEGGHVRYRETLAPAARGVLLLSCAGAAALVAVAGPVARFFDVPVAADGIAGFAPGLLGYGMFAVLTRALYARGEPRPAALATVSGWAVAALSAVALAAALADDQRVLALTLGNSIGMVLLGVLLVAAVVRGAGRTALAGLDRAALAGVVAGAAAALAGWLVTRATGTPGDGGAVLQGMLSGAVVGAVFLGVAYPLDRRDMRPLILAVTRRLGRVSRGKGANP